Proteins encoded in a region of the Natrarchaeobius halalkaliphilus genome:
- the cheB gene encoding chemotaxis-specific protein-glutamate methyltransferase CheB: MVRAVIADDSAVMRETLGKILEDGGIDVVGRAKNGVEAIEMIAQMEPDVATIDIQMPGLTGHEVIDRVMAENPTPMLVISSQTTRNADATFEALEAGAVDFIAKPSGDNSVDIWSQQDQIVDRVRAVADADVSGIDADPGRSERHTQPTVDAEDEFPNDPTLVIGASTGGPRVVERVLSDLPERAEFRILVVQHMADHYTKRFAKRLDERTAYEIREATDGDTIGPGEGVLAKGGYHLDVTRASGGRITVANDDGPKRHNVRPAIDVTMEATARRVSGNLVGVILTGMGADGAAGLESIKEAGGKAIVQDEATSRVYGMPKVAANRVDVDMVLPGERIAEGITNAFKGWSA; this comes from the coding sequence ATGGTTCGGGCCGTAATCGCGGATGACTCTGCCGTCATGCGTGAAACCCTGGGAAAGATCCTCGAGGACGGTGGTATCGATGTCGTCGGCCGAGCGAAAAACGGGGTCGAAGCGATCGAGATGATCGCGCAGATGGAACCGGACGTTGCGACGATCGACATCCAGATGCCGGGGCTCACCGGCCACGAGGTAATCGACCGCGTGATGGCCGAGAATCCGACGCCGATGCTGGTCATCAGCTCCCAGACGACCAGAAACGCCGATGCGACGTTCGAAGCGCTCGAGGCGGGGGCGGTCGACTTTATCGCGAAACCCTCGGGTGACAACTCGGTCGACATCTGGAGTCAACAGGATCAGATCGTCGATCGCGTGCGTGCGGTTGCCGACGCCGACGTCTCGGGGATCGACGCCGATCCAGGGCGCTCGGAGCGTCACACGCAGCCGACTGTCGACGCTGAAGACGAGTTTCCGAACGATCCGACGCTCGTCATCGGCGCGTCGACTGGCGGCCCACGGGTCGTCGAGCGAGTGTTATCGGACCTCCCCGAACGAGCAGAATTTCGAATTCTGGTGGTACAACACATGGCTGATCACTACACGAAACGGTTTGCAAAGCGCCTCGACGAACGAACTGCATACGAGATCCGGGAAGCCACCGACGGCGATACGATCGGTCCCGGCGAAGGTGTCCTGGCGAAGGGCGGATACCATCTCGACGTGACACGTGCGTCGGGTGGTCGGATCACCGTTGCTAACGACGACGGCCCCAAACGACACAACGTTCGACCTGCAATCGACGTCACGATGGAAGCCACAGCGCGGCGAGTCTCCGGCAACCTCGTCGGCGTCATTCTGACCGGGATGGGGGCCGACGGCGCGGCCGGACTCGAGTCGATCAAGGAGGCAGGTGGGAAGGCCATCGTTCAGGACGAAGCGACGTCGCGGGTCTACGGGATGCCGAAAGTCGCTGCAAACCGCGTCGACGTCGACATGGTTCTTCCGGGAGAGCGGATCGCTGAGGGGATAACTAACGCCTTCAAGGGGTGGTCGGCGTGA
- a CDS encoding response regulator, translated as MAVNVLIVDTSEAVRDVLREAISAEFHVVAEAEDGVEAIEIAETTDLDVVIMDIVMPGVDGIEATAKIKALHPDVSVIFCTSSTQQETMKSAIEAGGDGYITKPFEHSTIQDAVEDVLP; from the coding sequence ATGGCAGTGAACGTCTTGATCGTCGATACCTCCGAAGCCGTCCGTGACGTTCTTCGGGAGGCGATCTCCGCCGAGTTTCACGTCGTTGCCGAGGCCGAAGACGGCGTCGAGGCTATCGAGATAGCCGAAACAACCGACCTCGACGTCGTTATCATGGATATCGTGATGCCGGGGGTCGACGGTATCGAAGCCACTGCCAAGATCAAAGCGCTCCATCCGGACGTGAGCGTAATCTTCTGTACGAGTTCGACACAACAGGAAACGATGAAATCCGCAATCGAAGCCGGCGGCGACGGCTACATTACGAAGCCCTTCGAGCATAGCACCATTCAGGACGCGGTCGAAGACGTCCTCCCCTGA
- a CDS encoding chemotaxis protein CheD → MTGSEDRRDGSDRSTSFDPSDLPIHDDTDSDSRSTTSEQKTGLSSSARRVSTNAIPVTIADYAVTDADVPLKTSGLGSCIGVAIHDEEAFVSGLLHFMLPKASQAHSGPHPEAKFADTGIEAMLSEFRDLGGDPTRSWAKGAGGATMIVFEKTKPSIGERNADALRRELETHDVSIVGTDFGGNHGRSLEFVPGRGTLTITGADGTERTL, encoded by the coding sequence ATGACGGGTTCGGAGGATCGACGCGACGGATCCGATCGCTCGACCTCGTTCGACCCCTCCGATCTTCCGATCCACGATGACACGGATAGCGATTCCCGATCGACGACTTCCGAGCAAAAGACTGGACTGTCGTCATCGGCCAGACGCGTCTCCACGAACGCGATACCGGTCACGATCGCGGATTACGCGGTTACCGACGCCGACGTCCCGCTGAAAACGAGCGGACTCGGCTCGTGTATCGGCGTCGCTATCCACGACGAGGAGGCCTTCGTCAGCGGGTTGTTACACTTCATGCTCCCGAAGGCGTCGCAGGCTCACAGCGGCCCCCACCCCGAAGCGAAGTTTGCCGATACGGGGATCGAAGCTATGCTCTCCGAGTTTCGGGACCTCGGCGGTGATCCCACCCGTTCCTGGGCGAAGGGTGCCGGTGGCGCGACGATGATCGTCTTCGAGAAAACGAAACCCTCTATCGGTGAGCGAAACGCCGATGCGCTCCGTCGGGAACTCGAGACGCACGATGTATCGATCGTCGGGACAGACTTCGGTGGGAATCACGGGCGCTCGCTCGAGTTCGTCCCGGGGAGGGGAACGCTCACGATCACGGGCGCTGACGGGACCGAACGAACCTTGTAG
- a CDS encoding CheF family chemotaxis protein gives MSKSEQKLADVTGKFTQVVREGRKLSDTNWSNGRIVLSNKRMVIVSGDGKTTIPLSKVQSIRGRYDVNQTIAKVSNYISINYGQNVYLISMEEVSSFELELQKAILDGEIVLIKHPAVKGGVVQDASWTKARVKINDGVANFAVENGKLVQIEVDDVGTVESDERTIRSSERPVVEAEHTENGSSVQTYLSGSPQNCAVLKSVLDRGAEKNASQIDLSGKEEEVLMAIYSGVSPFEVPEFLDIDTDDVEEIYERLIELDVLEEIRVRREVALKPRGRNIASEAMNNK, from the coding sequence ATGAGCAAGTCAGAGCAAAAACTCGCGGACGTGACCGGTAAGTTCACCCAGGTCGTTCGTGAGGGACGAAAGCTGTCGGATACGAACTGGTCGAACGGTCGCATCGTGCTTTCGAACAAGCGAATGGTAATCGTCAGTGGCGATGGGAAGACGACGATTCCGTTGTCAAAGGTCCAGTCGATTCGTGGCCGGTACGACGTCAATCAGACGATCGCGAAGGTTTCGAACTACATCAGCATCAACTACGGCCAAAACGTCTATCTCATCTCGATGGAGGAGGTCAGCTCGTTCGAACTCGAGTTACAGAAGGCGATCCTCGACGGTGAGATCGTTCTGATCAAACACCCTGCGGTCAAAGGCGGTGTCGTTCAGGATGCCTCCTGGACCAAAGCCAGAGTCAAGATCAACGACGGCGTTGCGAACTTCGCCGTCGAAAACGGCAAGCTCGTTCAGATCGAGGTCGACGACGTCGGAACGGTCGAGAGCGACGAACGAACGATACGATCCTCGGAGCGGCCGGTGGTCGAGGCCGAACACACGGAGAACGGCTCGAGCGTCCAGACCTACCTCTCCGGATCCCCCCAGAACTGTGCGGTCTTGAAATCCGTCCTCGATCGCGGGGCCGAGAAGAACGCCTCCCAGATCGACCTCTCCGGGAAAGAAGAGGAGGTGTTGATGGCGATCTACTCGGGCGTGTCCCCCTTCGAGGTCCCCGAGTTCCTCGACATCGATACGGACGACGTCGAGGAGATTTACGAGCGACTGATTGAACTCGACGTCCTAGAGGAGATCCGCGTCCGCCGTGAGGTCGCACTGAAGCCCCGCGGACGGAACATCGCGAGCGAAGCAATGAACAACAAGTGA
- a CDS encoding helix-turn-helix domain-containing protein: MDPTEVLGSLGKKYSPDILRSADEPKSAQELSDELEIPVTTSYRRVETLNELGLLEDDEDVSGFGETGQSQTLYHRNVEEIVIRFEDDSIEIESKERERTDQPLSSVWEDLSRSVGGDD, translated from the coding sequence ATGGATCCGACCGAGGTACTGGGAAGCCTGGGTAAAAAATACAGCCCCGACATTCTGCGTTCGGCCGACGAACCAAAGTCGGCCCAGGAACTGAGCGACGAACTCGAGATACCCGTGACGACGAGTTATCGGCGCGTCGAGACGCTCAACGAACTCGGCCTCCTCGAGGACGACGAAGACGTGAGCGGGTTCGGAGAGACTGGCCAGAGCCAGACGCTCTATCACCGCAACGTCGAGGAGATCGTGATACGCTTCGAGGACGATTCCATAGAGATCGAATCGAAAGAGCGCGAGCGGACCGACCAGCCCCTCAGTAGCGTCTGGGAGGACCTCAGTCGAAGCGTCGGCGGGGATGATTGA
- a CDS encoding RAD55 family ATPase: protein MRITTGVSGFDTLVGGGILKDRLYVISGPPGSGKTTFCSQFVTKGAIDGETTLFLTLHETEEELVSDMGNYEFGFDQAVNSGHVKVLNAFENEAQRLLAPASRNSGEFPTSVENLANQLVAFIESKGVDRLVIDSTMLLEYYFSDELDTLIKFLTKLKRADATVLLISEMTDPTSYSDGHYLAHGVIFMHNYLEAGGMTRGVQIIKMRGTQIDCDIRKVEFTDRGLQVDPNEKVQS, encoded by the coding sequence ATGCGAATTACCACGGGCGTCTCGGGGTTCGACACGCTAGTCGGAGGCGGGATCCTGAAGGATCGGTTGTACGTGATCAGCGGACCGCCGGGAAGCGGCAAGACGACGTTTTGTTCACAGTTCGTCACGAAAGGCGCGATCGACGGGGAGACGACGCTGTTTCTGACGTTACACGAGACCGAAGAGGAACTCGTCTCCGACATGGGTAACTACGAGTTCGGCTTCGATCAGGCCGTCAACTCGGGTCACGTCAAGGTGTTGAACGCGTTCGAAAACGAGGCCCAACGGCTTCTTGCGCCCGCATCACGAAACAGCGGAGAGTTTCCCACGAGCGTCGAAAACCTCGCCAATCAGCTGGTCGCGTTCATCGAATCCAAAGGCGTCGATCGGCTCGTCATCGACTCGACGATGCTTCTGGAGTACTACTTTTCGGACGAACTCGACACGCTCATCAAGTTCCTGACGAAGCTCAAACGTGCAGATGCAACGGTACTTTTGATCTCGGAGATGACCGACCCCACGTCGTACTCCGACGGCCACTACCTGGCTCACGGCGTGATCTTCATGCACAACTACCTCGAGGCCGGTGGCATGACTCGCGGCGTACAGATCATCAAGATGCGCGGGACGCAGATCGACTGTGACATCCGCAAAGTCGAGTTCACCGACCGTGGACTGCAGGTCGATCCGAACGAGAAGGTCCAGAGCTGA
- a CDS encoding HEAT repeat domain-containing protein — MTLFKLERNAEFEKLITHLEESSNPDIRKRSAEILGSLESETGGTNLSHDEVVDALVEASKADDDGRVRAAAIDALDQYGQDALEQFIGELSEQDIDDVAEWKKAQILARGLNAEQAELRMAAATGLGRIGEDNVLNQLVARLEDPDSRVRKRVARALARVESPECVPALSRNLHEDQYDVRVEVAYALADIGTQNALAELVEIADDDDEVLRRIAVDALGRLGSVEAVEILAGALSDETEMVRRTAMFSLVQLLSEAPPNASHQVREKIVDELEEANERDSVQPLIEILGRSTETAQRRNAAWLLGRIADDAFRTEAQDALIETLADDDEMTSKFAATSLALLDGDGLEQRLIKLVETDTKDEEMRVKALFVLGKIGGDRSRKRLSKFVERTESDRLRKRGFSALSKLGGMEMPSGDLA; from the coding sequence ATGACGCTATTTAAACTCGAACGAAATGCGGAATTCGAGAAGCTCATCACGCATCTCGAAGAGAGTTCGAACCCCGATATTCGAAAGCGCTCGGCCGAGATTCTCGGCAGTCTCGAGTCGGAGACCGGTGGGACCAATCTCTCTCACGACGAGGTCGTCGACGCCCTCGTCGAGGCATCGAAAGCCGACGACGACGGGCGAGTCCGGGCGGCGGCCATCGATGCGCTGGACCAGTACGGCCAGGATGCCCTAGAGCAGTTTATCGGTGAACTCTCCGAACAGGATATCGACGACGTCGCCGAGTGGAAGAAAGCACAGATACTCGCACGTGGGTTGAACGCAGAGCAGGCGGAACTCCGGATGGCAGCCGCCACCGGTCTGGGGAGGATCGGTGAGGATAACGTGTTGAATCAACTGGTCGCTCGGCTCGAAGATCCCGATTCACGGGTTAGGAAACGAGTTGCACGCGCGCTCGCGCGCGTAGAATCACCGGAGTGTGTTCCGGCACTCTCGCGAAACCTCCACGAGGATCAGTACGACGTTCGCGTCGAAGTCGCCTACGCGCTCGCGGATATCGGAACGCAAAACGCGCTGGCCGAACTGGTCGAGATTGCAGACGACGATGACGAAGTGTTGCGCCGAATCGCCGTCGACGCGCTGGGACGACTCGGCAGCGTCGAGGCCGTCGAGATACTCGCGGGCGCACTGAGTGACGAGACGGAGATGGTCCGTCGGACCGCGATGTTCTCGCTCGTTCAACTGCTTTCGGAAGCGCCACCGAACGCGAGCCACCAGGTCCGTGAAAAGATCGTCGACGAACTCGAGGAGGCGAACGAACGCGATTCCGTCCAGCCGCTGATCGAGATTCTGGGTCGAAGCACGGAGACGGCACAGCGACGAAACGCTGCCTGGTTGCTCGGACGCATCGCCGATGACGCGTTCCGAACCGAAGCCCAGGACGCGTTGATCGAGACGCTTGCCGACGACGACGAGATGACGTCGAAGTTCGCGGCGACGAGTCTGGCGTTGCTCGACGGCGACGGTCTCGAACAACGGCTGATCAAACTCGTCGAAACGGATACCAAAGACGAAGAGATGCGCGTCAAGGCGCTGTTCGTCCTCGGCAAGATCGGCGGAGATCGGTCGCGGAAACGACTCTCGAAGTTCGTCGAGCGAACCGAGAGCGATCGTCTCAGAAAGCGCGGGTTCTCCGCGCTCTCGAAACTGGGGGGGATGGAGATGCCGAGCGGTGATCTCGCATGA
- a CDS encoding DUF7521 family protein has translation MEPVEILYAVFSVTLITSGLVMAGMAVQAYAETQRTSMIYLSIGFTLIVAAASATTISAFVSGFQHPRTLLTVNYFVTTLGFVAVILSLYAE, from the coding sequence ATGGAACCCGTGGAAATACTGTACGCCGTCTTCAGCGTCACGTTGATCACGTCGGGTCTCGTGATGGCCGGAATGGCCGTCCAGGCGTACGCAGAGACGCAGCGAACGTCGATGATCTACCTCTCGATCGGGTTTACGCTGATCGTCGCCGCCGCCTCCGCGACCACTATCAGCGCCTTCGTGAGCGGATTCCAGCACCCGCGGACGCTGCTGACGGTCAACTACTTCGTCACGACGCTCGGTTTCGTCGCGGTGATTTTGAGCCTGTACGCCGAGTGA
- the cheA gene encoding chemotaxis protein CheA, which produces MVGVSDVTSTFVQESQEDIQKLNNALLDLENAADPENSDAIETVFRVAHNLKGNFGVMGYTDASNIAHAVEDLLDCIRSGELSVTGDRMDLIFSGVDLLDQMVREISENGDTETDPEETIEEIRASIEGERNGDADGDGVDTDGSSAGSSPPSTGGDVPIDALAADLDAGFDDDGELYRTTVELEATGSEHVDAMFAIDAIGDEYELIRLEPDNETIESGEFDAEFDAYVLTDSDVSSEDVSEFYDGNRYVVDSSVSAVTDAVAASLAGSSDDADESAAGSESDAGGSDSGFSHDSQEVESIRVDVEQVDQLYNQVEEMVTSRIKLRKIIEENDLVEAEDELEEHGKITASLQDTVLEIRLVPLKKIVGNFPRVVRDLSRKQEKEIDFEMTGVDIEMDRSILNELGDPLMHLIRNAVDHGIGSPDEREQKGKPRQGSIKLIGERDRDRVSVTVQDDGRGLDVEEIREKAIDQGVITEEEGRVLEDSEVYDLIFHPGFSTTDEVTEVSGRGVGMDVVNQVVRGVDGSINVESEPGAGTSVTLMLPVSVAIVRVLFVTVGDETYGVPIKNIDEISELEDVTLESVEGRSTVTHDERVYPLLPLSERLDVPGVSPSEDDMIVRIKNSVRQVCLRCSDVVGQEEVVIKPFEGVLSGAPGISGASVLGEGEVVMILDVDTL; this is translated from the coding sequence GTGGTCGGCGTGAGCGACGTGACGAGCACGTTCGTCCAGGAGAGCCAGGAAGACATCCAGAAGTTAAACAACGCGCTGTTGGATCTCGAGAACGCAGCCGATCCCGAGAACTCGGACGCCATCGAGACGGTGTTCCGGGTCGCGCACAACCTCAAAGGGAACTTCGGCGTGATGGGTTACACCGACGCGAGTAATATCGCTCACGCCGTCGAGGATCTCCTCGATTGCATTCGGAGCGGCGAACTCTCGGTGACCGGCGATCGAATGGACCTGATCTTTAGCGGAGTCGACCTCCTCGATCAGATGGTCCGGGAAATCTCCGAGAACGGCGACACGGAAACGGATCCCGAGGAGACGATCGAGGAAATTCGGGCTTCGATCGAGGGCGAACGCAACGGAGATGCGGATGGTGACGGTGTCGACACCGATGGCTCGAGCGCCGGTTCGTCGCCTCCGAGTACCGGTGGGGACGTTCCGATCGACGCACTCGCCGCCGATCTCGATGCCGGCTTCGACGACGACGGAGAACTCTATCGAACCACCGTCGAACTCGAAGCGACGGGATCCGAACACGTCGATGCCATGTTCGCCATCGACGCGATCGGTGACGAATACGAGCTGATCCGCCTCGAACCCGACAACGAAACGATCGAATCGGGCGAGTTCGACGCCGAGTTCGACGCGTACGTCCTGACGGATTCGGACGTCTCGAGCGAGGACGTCTCGGAATTTTACGACGGCAACCGGTACGTCGTCGACAGTTCGGTCAGTGCCGTTACCGATGCGGTCGCCGCCAGTCTGGCCGGATCGTCTGACGATGCGGACGAATCGGCTGCCGGCTCCGAATCGGACGCTGGCGGATCCGATTCGGGCTTTTCTCACGACAGCCAAGAGGTGGAGTCCATCAGGGTCGACGTCGAACAGGTCGACCAGCTCTACAACCAGGTCGAAGAGATGGTGACGAGCCGGATCAAACTCCGGAAGATCATCGAGGAAAACGATCTGGTCGAGGCCGAAGACGAACTCGAGGAACACGGGAAAATCACGGCGAGCTTACAGGACACCGTGCTCGAGATCCGGCTCGTCCCGCTGAAGAAGATCGTCGGGAACTTCCCACGGGTCGTCCGCGACCTCTCTCGAAAGCAAGAAAAGGAGATCGACTTCGAGATGACCGGCGTCGACATCGAGATGGACCGTTCGATCCTGAACGAACTCGGTGATCCGCTGATGCATCTCATTCGAAACGCGGTTGATCACGGAATCGGGTCTCCCGACGAGCGTGAACAGAAGGGCAAACCACGTCAGGGCTCGATCAAACTGATCGGTGAGCGCGACCGCGACCGTGTGTCCGTTACGGTTCAGGACGACGGTCGCGGACTCGACGTCGAAGAGATCCGCGAGAAAGCGATCGATCAGGGGGTCATCACCGAAGAAGAAGGCCGCGTCCTCGAGGATTCGGAGGTGTATGACCTCATCTTCCACCCGGGCTTTTCGACGACGGACGAGGTGACGGAAGTCAGCGGTCGCGGGGTCGGAATGGACGTCGTCAACCAGGTCGTCCGCGGAGTCGACGGCTCGATCAACGTCGAGAGCGAACCCGGTGCCGGAACCAGCGTCACGTTGATGCTGCCGGTCAGCGTCGCCATCGTTCGCGTCCTGTTCGTCACGGTTGGCGATGAAACGTACGGCGTCCCGATCAAGAACATCGACGAGATTTCCGAACTCGAAGACGTTACCCTCGAGTCGGTCGAGGGCCGGTCGACCGTCACTCACGACGAGCGCGTGTACCCACTGTTACCGCTGAGTGAGCGACTCGACGTTCCGGGCGTTTCGCCGTCCGAGGACGATATGATCGTCCGAATCAAAAACTCCGTCCGACAGGTCTGCCTGCGATGTTCGGACGTCGTTGGTCAGGAGGAAGTCGTGATCAAACCCTTCGAGGGTGTCCTGAGCGGTGCCCCAGGTATCAGTGGAGCGTCGGTGCTTGGCGAAGGGGAGGTCGTGATGATCCTCGACGTGGATACGCTCTAA